From the Psychrobacillus sp. FSL K6-4046 genome, one window contains:
- a CDS encoding EAL domain-containing protein, translating to MECSGCAVRDLIVEFKMDGDLNNQVFPDIIEFIQSRTLKLEENNRYFTLRENDAKDFVDYSIDHLDITKMSYKIPNKDWQPFYKIEELFKVEWVDSVIRNEQVICYYQPIVDKNNKIYAYEILSRFLNEDGEILYPGQVFSAAKERGRLYALDRICRMTAVKYAAKLDNKKAFINFIPTSIYSPEHCLKSTNEVADRLGVNPRNLVFEVVETEKIEDVNHLKKILAFYKARGYQYALDDVGEGHSTLQMLEDIKPHYMKLDMKYVQGVTSDKEKQRVALQFLEKALEIHSIPLAEGVEQKEDFEWLKDAGYQLFQGYYFGKPLPHPLEYK from the coding sequence TTGGAATGTAGCGGTTGTGCAGTAAGAGATTTGATAGTTGAGTTCAAAATGGACGGTGACCTGAATAATCAGGTGTTCCCGGATATAATAGAGTTTATTCAAAGTAGGACATTAAAGTTAGAAGAGAATAATCGTTATTTTACTCTTCGCGAGAATGATGCGAAGGACTTTGTTGACTATAGTATAGATCATTTAGATATTACGAAGATGTCCTATAAGATTCCTAATAAGGATTGGCAACCTTTCTATAAGATAGAGGAATTATTTAAGGTAGAGTGGGTGGACAGTGTAATTAGGAACGAACAAGTAATTTGCTATTATCAGCCAATTGTAGATAAAAATAACAAGATATATGCCTATGAAATTCTTTCTAGATTTTTAAATGAGGATGGGGAAATCTTATATCCTGGCCAGGTTTTTAGCGCTGCTAAAGAGAGAGGAAGACTGTATGCGTTAGACCGGATTTGTAGAATGACAGCTGTAAAATATGCTGCAAAGCTAGACAATAAAAAAGCGTTCATAAATTTTATACCGACCTCTATCTATTCGCCTGAGCATTGTCTTAAATCTACCAACGAGGTAGCCGATCGTCTAGGTGTTAATCCTAGAAACTTGGTTTTTGAAGTTGTAGAAACCGAAAAAATAGAAGATGTTAACCACTTAAAAAAGATTCTGGCCTTTTATAAAGCAAGGGGCTACCAATATGCCTTAGACGATGTAGGAGAAGGACATAGCACTCTGCAAATGCTAGAGGATATTAAGCCCCATTATATGAAGCTGGACATGAAATATGTTCAAGGGGTGACCTCTGATAAAGAGAAACAAAGAGTTGCATTGCAATTTTTAGAAAAAGCATTAGAAATCCATTCCATCCCATTAGCAGAGGGGGTAGAGCAAAAAGAGGATTTTGAATGGCTGAAAGACGCAGGCTATCAATTATTTCAAGGATACTACTTTGGAAAACCTCTCCCGCATCCCTTGGAATATAAGTGA
- a CDS encoding MFS transporter — MRTYNEKVSIYHGMASTIALNFSNNFFPIFAITILGATNYQVGLISSLPPLIALLMTVPAAILLNKAYTQKKLVAGSILLARLCFLFIVLLIYLPSPSMQAWSFLIIIALISVPNTVANIGWQTFISGMIAEERRGQFFSDRNRLLTLVGLVATLMIGIVMREASASVSAYQILFLVALLFGILEVYFVMKHEEAPVQIDESVEKKKSMDWSIFKDSKYVSFLAAALFFNFAWQMAWGLFNIYNVRIAGATIFWISMFSVGSMLMQFFTFPLWRRWAEKYSNLRMFIWAAAGMATTPFLVVLSTNLYYLTIIQTTSGFFLSGTVLILFNLLLEKSPEQSRTYCITTYNILLALVAFIAPQMGIVLLEMVGMESAMTINSCLRLLSAGGFLYVYIRQRNR, encoded by the coding sequence TTGAGAACGTATAACGAGAAAGTCAGTATATATCATGGCATGGCTTCTACTATTGCTTTAAATTTTTCTAATAATTTTTTCCCGATCTTTGCGATCACTATATTAGGGGCAACTAACTATCAGGTTGGATTAATCAGTTCACTTCCTCCTCTAATCGCATTGCTAATGACAGTGCCTGCAGCTATCCTTTTGAACAAAGCCTATACTCAAAAGAAGCTAGTCGCAGGGTCAATTTTACTTGCAAGATTATGTTTCTTATTTATTGTATTATTGATTTATTTGCCTTCGCCATCTATGCAGGCCTGGTCTTTTTTAATTATTATTGCCCTTATCAGTGTACCCAATACCGTTGCCAATATAGGTTGGCAAACGTTTATCAGTGGGATGATTGCAGAAGAGCGGAGAGGTCAATTTTTTAGTGATCGAAATCGATTGTTGACTTTAGTTGGTCTTGTAGCCACGTTAATGATCGGTATCGTAATGAGAGAGGCTTCTGCAAGTGTAAGTGCATATCAAATTTTGTTTTTGGTAGCCTTATTATTTGGAATATTAGAAGTGTACTTTGTTATGAAGCATGAAGAAGCACCTGTTCAAATAGATGAAAGCGTTGAAAAAAAGAAATCAATGGATTGGTCTATATTTAAAGATTCCAAATATGTTTCTTTCTTAGCAGCAGCTCTCTTTTTTAACTTTGCATGGCAGATGGCGTGGGGTCTATTCAATATTTATAATGTTAGAATAGCAGGAGCTACGATTTTTTGGATAAGTATGTTCTCGGTGGGCAGTATGCTCATGCAATTTTTTACCTTTCCTTTATGGAGGCGCTGGGCAGAGAAATATAGCAATCTTCGAATGTTCATTTGGGCAGCAGCCGGGATGGCTACCACACCCTTTCTTGTTGTATTATCGACCAATTTATATTACTTAACTATAATTCAAACGACATCGGGCTTCTTTCTTTCTGGTACTGTACTCATTCTGTTTAATTTACTTTTGGAGAAGTCACCTGAACAGTCAAGGACTTATTGTATTACTACTTATAATATATTATTGGCATTAGTCGCGTTTATAGCACCTCAAATGGGTATTGTTTTATTAGAGATGGTTGGTATGGAGTCTGCTATGACTATTAATTCCTGTTTGCGGTTGCTAAGTGCTGGCGGTTTTTTATATGTGTATATTAGACAAAGAAATAGATAA
- a CDS encoding TetM/TetW/TetO/TetS family tetracycline resistance ribosomal protection protein yields MHKTIGILAHVDAGKTTFSEQLLFHTNSIRQRGRVDHKDSFLDSHTIEKDRGITIFADQGVFSYNNSTYYIIDTPGHVDFSPEMERAIQVMDYAIVLISAVDGVEGHTETVWQLLRKHKIPTFFFINKIDYEDSDPTAVLQEIKASLSKDVCHLTTGYTEELIEFIAERDEALIEAYMDNRFTEQLWTTKFKQMIKECTVFPCAFGSALKDIGVSEFLEAIDKLTETNYNSSQNFTAQVYRIRHDESGNRVTFLKLLSGKLKVRDEVTIGDALEKITQIRQYSGSKFKTIDEVKAGELVAVTGLTVASIGDTIGAIHHKTHFDLIPTLKSKVVFDPSIHVKEVLKSFRLLDAEDPSLQVFWDEYFQEVHVHVMGVIQLEVLAQIVKERFQMDVTFGEPKILYKETIEESVKGYGHFEPLKHYAEVHLLIEPAERGSGVTFHNVCHANDLSIGNQNLVRHHLLEKDHHGLLTGSALTDVKITLLTGRGHNEHTSGGDFREATYRALRQGLEKAKNVLLEPFYDFKIKVEMDLIGRVLSDIQQAHGTFESPENIGDKVIIKGRVPVATFMNYSTTFASYTHGKGTLNLLFSGYDRCHNQEHIVERIGYNKDADPEYTSTSIFCAKGTGYKVPWDEAEKAMHCL; encoded by the coding sequence ATGCATAAAACAATTGGAATTTTAGCACATGTTGATGCAGGGAAAACTACATTTTCGGAGCAATTGCTCTTTCATACAAACTCAATAAGACAACGGGGTAGGGTCGATCATAAAGACTCCTTCCTTGATAGCCATACGATAGAGAAAGATAGAGGCATCACCATCTTTGCTGACCAGGGTGTCTTTTCCTATAATAACTCCACTTATTATATTATTGATACTCCTGGTCACGTTGATTTTTCTCCGGAAATGGAACGTGCTATTCAGGTCATGGACTATGCCATTGTATTAATAAGTGCTGTAGATGGAGTCGAAGGACATACTGAGACAGTTTGGCAGCTGCTCCGCAAGCATAAAATACCTACCTTCTTTTTTATCAACAAAATCGATTACGAAGATAGTGATCCTACTGCAGTTCTCCAGGAGATTAAAGCAAGTCTAAGTAAGGATGTTTGCCACCTAACTACTGGCTATACGGAGGAATTGATTGAATTTATTGCTGAGCGAGATGAGGCTCTTATAGAAGCCTACATGGATAATAGGTTCACTGAACAGCTATGGACAACAAAGTTCAAGCAAATGATTAAGGAATGTACCGTATTTCCTTGTGCATTCGGATCAGCCTTAAAGGATATTGGAGTATCAGAGTTTTTGGAAGCTATTGATAAACTTACGGAAACAAACTATAACTCCAGCCAAAATTTTACCGCTCAGGTATACAGGATTCGTCACGACGAAAGTGGAAATCGCGTAACCTTTCTAAAGTTGTTAAGTGGAAAGCTGAAAGTAAGAGATGAGGTAACTATCGGAGACGCATTAGAGAAGATAACTCAGATACGTCAATATAGTGGCAGCAAATTTAAAACAATAGATGAGGTAAAAGCAGGTGAACTAGTAGCTGTGACAGGATTAACAGTTGCCTCTATTGGAGATACAATTGGTGCTATTCATCATAAGACCCATTTCGATTTAATACCTACCTTAAAATCAAAGGTCGTCTTTGATCCTTCTATACATGTTAAAGAAGTACTAAAATCTTTTAGACTTTTAGACGCGGAAGACCCTTCTCTACAAGTTTTTTGGGATGAGTATTTTCAAGAGGTACACGTACACGTTATGGGGGTCATTCAGCTCGAGGTGCTCGCTCAAATCGTTAAAGAGCGTTTCCAAATGGATGTGACGTTTGGGGAGCCTAAAATTTTATATAAAGAAACGATTGAGGAGTCTGTCAAAGGCTACGGTCATTTTGAGCCATTGAAGCATTATGCTGAGGTACACCTTTTAATCGAACCTGCAGAGCGGGGTTCTGGAGTTACCTTCCACAATGTGTGTCATGCCAATGATTTGTCTATAGGTAACCAAAACCTAGTAAGGCATCACCTTTTAGAAAAAGATCATCATGGACTACTGACTGGCTCTGCATTGACAGACGTTAAGATTACTTTGCTGACAGGACGCGGACATAATGAACATACCTCTGGAGGTGACTTTAGAGAAGCTACTTACCGAGCATTACGACAAGGATTAGAGAAGGCAAAAAATGTTCTGTTAGAGCCTTTTTATGATTTCAAAATTAAAGTGGAGATGGATTTAATCGGAAGAGTTTTATCGGATATTCAGCAGGCACATGGGACATTTGAGTCGCCTGAAAATATTGGCGATAAGGTTATCATAAAGGGAAGAGTGCCTGTTGCTACTTTTATGAATTATAGTACTACCTTTGCATCCTATACTCACGGGAAAGGAACGTTGAACCTATTGTTTAGTGGATATGACCGTTGTCATAACCAAGAACATATAGTTGAAAGAATCGGATACAACAAAGACGCGGATCCGGAATACACCTCAACCTCTATCTTTTGTGCCAAGGGTACTGGATATAAGGTACCCTGGGATGAAGCAGAAAAGGCAATGCATTGCTTATAA
- a CDS encoding metal ABC transporter permease: MLTGNLLWVLAGAILLGIAAGLNGTFAFLQKQSLVGDAAAHAALPGIALAYLIFEKKDLPILMLGAAITAALSVYMIQWIVSHSKLKADAAIGLILSVFFGIGIVLITIVNQSGTGNQSGLNDFIFGKAATMAKSDLIWLSSSAILIILMCLLFFKEWKLMIFDPIFAKGIGLPVERLRILLTALTVLTIVTGIQAVGVILMAAMLIIPAAAARFWSSHLGIILVTSAFFGALSGALGTMISSLRIGLSTGPIIVLVAATLFSLSYFFAPNRGLISKLHKKRAFKRQRIVNEVTTHE, from the coding sequence ATGTTGACAGGTAACCTTCTTTGGGTACTCGCAGGAGCTATTCTTTTAGGGATAGCAGCAGGTTTAAATGGAACGTTTGCCTTTCTCCAAAAGCAAAGCTTGGTCGGAGATGCTGCAGCGCATGCAGCACTCCCTGGCATTGCGCTTGCCTATCTTATTTTTGAAAAAAAAGATTTGCCTATTCTCATGTTAGGTGCTGCTATTACAGCTGCCCTTTCTGTTTATATGATTCAATGGATTGTCAGTCACTCCAAGCTAAAGGCGGATGCTGCAATTGGGCTCATCCTCTCTGTATTTTTTGGGATTGGTATTGTTTTAATAACAATCGTTAATCAGAGTGGTACTGGCAACCAAAGTGGGTTAAATGATTTTATCTTTGGAAAGGCTGCAACAATGGCAAAAAGTGATCTCATTTGGTTGTCTAGCAGCGCTATATTAATCATCCTCATGTGCTTGCTTTTCTTTAAGGAATGGAAGCTTATGATTTTTGATCCTATTTTCGCAAAGGGTATTGGCTTACCAGTGGAGCGGCTGCGCATTCTATTGACGGCTTTAACAGTTCTGACAATCGTAACCGGTATTCAGGCAGTAGGCGTTATTTTAATGGCAGCCATGCTAATCATCCCAGCAGCTGCAGCAAGATTTTGGTCTAGCCATCTAGGTATAATTTTGGTTACTAGTGCTTTTTTTGGAGCACTCTCTGGAGCATTAGGCACTATGATAAGCTCTCTCCGCATAGGTTTGTCTACTGGTCCTATTATCGTCTTAGTAGCAGCTACTCTGTTTAGCCTATCCTACTTTTTTGCACCTAATAGAGGGCTTATTTCTAAGCTTCATAAAAAGCGTGCGTTTAAAAGGCAGCGCATTGTAAATGAGGTGACTACCCATGAATGA
- a CDS encoding metal ABC transporter permease, with product MNEFWVLLTGSLVGITCGLTGVFLILRKTAMIADAISHTVLFGIVVAFMITQSLNGAWMLIGAALAGLLTTFLVQLLQSGGLQEDAAIGVVFTSLFALGVLLITLFAGNVHLDVEHVLMGEIAFVPWDTWSILGIEMPKAVWMLMFVLLLNIAFLVLFYKEIKLSTFDPVFALSIGVPIIGMHYSYMTLVSLTTVAAFDSVGAVLVVAMLIGPPATAYLMSKSVRGMIIWSMTFGITAAITGYYLAKLWNTSIAGMMAAMIGVLFMLVFLFKPHDGLVSKAVKRRRGNGLKAFSR from the coding sequence ATGAATGAGTTTTGGGTTTTATTAACCGGATCGCTTGTAGGAATAACGTGTGGCTTAACAGGCGTTTTCCTTATTCTTAGAAAGACAGCCATGATAGCTGATGCTATAAGTCATACAGTATTATTTGGAATTGTAGTGGCCTTTATGATTACCCAATCCTTAAACGGGGCTTGGATGCTAATTGGGGCTGCCCTTGCTGGTTTACTGACTACCTTTCTAGTGCAACTCCTTCAATCAGGTGGATTGCAAGAGGATGCCGCTATTGGAGTAGTTTTCACTTCTCTTTTTGCCTTAGGCGTATTACTAATCACCTTATTCGCTGGCAATGTACATTTAGATGTGGAACATGTGCTGATGGGAGAAATTGCATTTGTCCCTTGGGATACATGGAGTATTTTAGGCATTGAAATGCCTAAAGCAGTTTGGATGCTAATGTTTGTACTATTACTTAATATCGCTTTCCTTGTTTTATTTTATAAAGAGATTAAATTGTCTACGTTTGATCCTGTTTTCGCTTTATCAATAGGCGTGCCTATTATTGGTATGCATTACTCTTACATGACTCTTGTCTCCCTTACTACTGTCGCTGCATTTGATAGTGTGGGTGCAGTTCTAGTAGTTGCTATGCTTATTGGACCTCCTGCTACAGCCTATTTAATGAGTAAAAGTGTAAGAGGAATGATTATTTGGAGTATGACATTCGGTATCACTGCAGCTATTACTGGATACTACTTAGCAAAGCTTTGGAACACCTCCATCGCTGGTATGATGGCAGCGATGATTGGTGTGCTTTTCATGCTTGTGTTTTTATTTAAGCCTCATGATGGCTTGGTTTCAAAAGCTGTTAAGCGACGCCGAGGAAATGGTTTAAAAGCATTTTCTAGATAG
- a CDS encoding CapA family protein has translation MKILLPFLLVFIIVLSFFNAQIVSPMKENFTGKQVTNFQQIYKENQIEIGMVGDILLHSPLYNYSSFLPSFANVEEELTNLDFLLANQESIPAGTTFGLSGYPNFSSPSHIIRDLKAVGFDLISLANNHTLDKKEEGLLAAIETLEANELPYIGAHKSLEDQQTERIVEVKDIKLGFLSYTYGLNGHRVPEGKEYLVNIINNVQMEQDIQSLRKKVDVVVVSIHWGEEYTLEPNQNQRELAHLLANAGADIIFGHHPHVIQPYEKITTSKGESHVFFSLGNFFSAQQFDSTNIGGIAKLQITKREVQDKVMIRIENPSFTGTIVSKGNPYKVSLLEEVNSQKNDWVQQHILGE, from the coding sequence TTGAAAATTTTACTCCCTTTTCTATTAGTATTTATCATCGTATTATCTTTTTTTAATGCACAAATCGTTAGTCCTATGAAAGAAAACTTTACAGGTAAACAAGTAACCAATTTTCAACAGATTTATAAAGAAAATCAGATAGAAATAGGGATGGTTGGAGATATATTATTGCATAGCCCTCTCTATAACTATTCTAGCTTTCTCCCATCCTTTGCAAATGTGGAGGAAGAACTTACTAATCTGGACTTTTTGCTTGCAAACCAGGAATCCATACCGGCAGGAACAACATTCGGATTATCTGGATACCCTAACTTTTCTAGTCCATCCCATATTATTCGTGATCTGAAAGCAGTTGGCTTCGATTTAATATCCTTAGCCAACAATCATACGTTGGATAAAAAGGAGGAGGGATTATTAGCTGCTATAGAAACATTGGAGGCAAATGAACTTCCTTATATCGGTGCTCATAAATCACTAGAAGATCAACAAACGGAACGAATAGTTGAAGTGAAGGATATTAAACTAGGATTTTTAAGTTATACTTACGGATTAAATGGACATAGAGTGCCAGAAGGCAAAGAATATTTAGTGAACATAATAAACAATGTGCAGATGGAGCAAGACATCCAATCTTTAAGGAAAAAGGTAGATGTGGTAGTAGTTAGTATCCATTGGGGAGAAGAGTATACACTAGAGCCCAATCAGAACCAAAGAGAGCTTGCCCATTTGTTAGCTAATGCAGGAGCAGATATCATTTTTGGTCATCATCCACATGTCATTCAGCCCTATGAAAAAATTACAACGAGTAAGGGAGAAAGCCATGTATTCTTCTCACTAGGTAACTTTTTTTCTGCTCAGCAATTTGATAGTACAAATATCGGTGGTATAGCCAAGCTACAAATCACGAAAAGAGAAGTACAGGACAAGGTGATGATTCGTATTGAAAACCCTTCTTTTACAGGGACAATTGTATCAAAAGGAAATCCGTATAAAGTATCCTTGCTAGAAGAGGTTAATAGTCAAAAAAATGACTGGGTCCAGCAGCATATTTTGGGCGAATAA
- a CDS encoding metal ABC transporter ATP-binding protein, giving the protein MNALQVKDLSVAYEEKIVLSEINLTIPKGQITGIVGPNGAGKSTLIKAVLNQLPNKTGTVSILEQPLNPKDLLVGYVPQRNAVDWDFPTNALDVVLMGRYGHIGSIKRPSAKDKEIALSCLKNVGMEAFTDRSIGQLSGGQQQRVFLARALAQEAEVYFMDEPFVGVDAATERTIISILKKLKSQGKSVFVVHHDLQTAADYFDWIVLLNQTIIASGPTVLTFTPDNLQEAYGGKLFFMDQASSGKTAEEVKN; this is encoded by the coding sequence ATGAACGCATTACAGGTAAAGGATTTATCTGTAGCTTATGAGGAAAAGATAGTTTTAAGCGAAATTAACCTAACTATTCCCAAGGGACAGATTACTGGGATTGTTGGACCAAACGGAGCTGGTAAATCTACACTGATTAAAGCGGTGTTAAATCAGCTTCCCAATAAAACAGGTACCGTTTCTATATTAGAGCAACCACTTAATCCAAAAGATCTCCTTGTAGGGTATGTCCCTCAAAGAAATGCTGTAGATTGGGACTTCCCAACTAATGCTTTAGACGTTGTCTTAATGGGAAGATACGGTCATATTGGATCTATTAAAAGACCATCTGCTAAGGATAAGGAAATAGCTTTAAGCTGCTTAAAGAATGTGGGAATGGAAGCTTTCACAGATCGTTCCATCGGTCAACTATCTGGCGGACAACAACAGCGTGTCTTCCTCGCTAGGGCTCTCGCACAAGAAGCAGAGGTTTACTTTATGGATGAACCATTTGTGGGAGTAGATGCAGCCACAGAGCGAACTATTATTTCCATTTTAAAAAAGTTAAAATCTCAAGGAAAATCAGTCTTTGTAGTTCATCACGACCTCCAGACAGCAGCTGACTATTTTGATTGGATTGTTTTACTAAATCAAACAATTATAGCCTCAGGTCCTACCGTTCTTACGTTTACACCAGATAATCTGCAGGAAGCATATGGTGGTAAATTATTCTTCATGGACCAAGCAAGCTCGGGTAAAACTGCTGAAGAGGTGAAAAACTAA
- a CDS encoding zinc ABC transporter substrate-binding protein — MKKIFLLFFAMVLLAGCNDKNNGKAEVDKPLVVTTTGQVADAVKRIAGDMVEVKSLMGPGVDPHLYKATQGDLQVLEDADIIFYNGLELEGKMSDIFEKMKKEKSVVAIGEVVPKERILNDEAHPELFDPHIWFDIDVWKIATQEITKTLTKEFSTNEEQFKENEIKFFQELDELNEWTKERIIEIPKEQRVLVTAHDAFNYFGESNGMEVRGLQGLSTDAEYGLKDIQNVVNFLVEQNIKAVFIESSVSDKAMNAVIEGAKEKGHTIQIGGELYSDAMGAEGTEEGTYIGMYKHNVNTIVDSLK; from the coding sequence ATGAAAAAAATATTTTTATTATTTTTTGCTATGGTTTTATTGGCTGGATGTAATGACAAAAACAATGGGAAGGCTGAAGTTGATAAGCCACTAGTAGTTACAACTACAGGTCAAGTTGCTGATGCCGTAAAGAGGATTGCCGGGGATATGGTAGAAGTTAAATCCTTGATGGGACCAGGAGTAGACCCGCATCTTTACAAGGCCACTCAAGGTGATTTACAAGTATTAGAGGACGCGGATATCATTTTTTACAATGGGCTAGAGCTTGAAGGAAAAATGAGTGATATTTTTGAGAAGATGAAAAAAGAGAAATCGGTAGTTGCCATTGGAGAAGTAGTTCCAAAGGAGAGAATTTTAAATGACGAAGCTCATCCTGAACTATTTGATCCCCATATTTGGTTTGATATAGATGTGTGGAAGATTGCAACTCAGGAAATCACCAAAACACTTACAAAAGAATTCTCTACTAACGAAGAGCAATTTAAGGAAAATGAAATTAAGTTTTTTCAAGAACTAGATGAGCTAAATGAATGGACGAAAGAACGTATTATTGAAATACCAAAGGAGCAGCGAGTGCTTGTTACTGCCCATGATGCATTTAACTACTTTGGTGAAAGTAATGGAATGGAAGTCAGAGGTTTACAAGGTCTTAGCACAGATGCCGAGTATGGATTAAAGGATATACAGAACGTCGTAAACTTCTTAGTAGAGCAAAATATTAAAGCAGTATTTATTGAATCCAGCGTTTCTGATAAAGCCATGAATGCTGTCATTGAAGGTGCAAAGGAAAAAGGACACACGATACAAATTGGAGGAGAGCTTTACTCGGATGCCATGGGTGCTGAAGGAACAGAGGAAGGAACTTATATAGGAATGTATAAGCATAATGTCAACACAATAGTTGATTCACTTAAATAG
- a CDS encoding SAM-dependent methyltransferase has product MNESDYERLLRIQTVGMREWKYQSSHYNRYEATPYDALKVLFEAYEWQRVKGMVDFGCGKGRVPFYVHHFHHISVTGIEMSGQLYQQSMENLMKYTERAKPTRASISFECCLAEEYKIGPQEDCFYFFNPFSTPIFQKVVHNILESLEDHPRTMDIILYYPTSDYIEFLERETVFELWKEIHIPKHYEENSNERLMIYRSEL; this is encoded by the coding sequence ATGAACGAATCTGATTATGAACGATTATTAAGAATACAGACAGTTGGAATGAGAGAATGGAAATATCAATCCTCCCATTATAATCGTTACGAGGCAACCCCGTATGATGCATTAAAAGTATTGTTTGAAGCGTATGAATGGCAGAGGGTGAAGGGGATGGTTGATTTCGGTTGTGGTAAGGGAAGAGTTCCTTTTTATGTCCATCATTTCCATCACATTTCTGTAACAGGGATAGAGATGAGTGGGCAGCTTTACCAGCAGTCAATGGAAAACCTCATGAAGTATACGGAAAGAGCAAAGCCAACGCGAGCTTCTATTAGCTTTGAATGTTGTTTAGCAGAGGAGTACAAGATAGGGCCACAGGAAGACTGTTTCTATTTCTTTAATCCTTTCTCCACTCCTATATTTCAAAAGGTAGTTCATAATATTTTAGAGTCGTTGGAAGACCATCCGAGAACAATGGATATTATTCTCTACTATCCAACCTCAGACTATATTGAATTTTTGGAGCGGGAGACTGTTTTCGAGTTATGGAAGGAAATACATATTCCTAAGCATTATGAAGAAAACAGCAATGAGCGTTTGATGATATATCGTTCTGAATTATAA
- the tatC gene encoding twin-arginine translocase subunit TatC: MAITQEPELTLVEHLAELRKRLIIIAATFILSLAAGFWFAPKTLNFLKQQPTAAHVEWNIFGYTDGLLIYVKCALVLAILVTLPIAMHQLWLFVRPGLLDKEARGTIYFIPVSFFLFLAGISFSYFILFPLMLDFMSNINESIGATETYGMQQYFTFMFNLIIPVGIVFELPVIILFLTKLGIITPDRLRKMRKVSYFVLVVVGVSITPPDFISDFIIIIPLLLLFEISILVSSWSYKRRLAKEALLEKELEDSQSE; encoded by the coding sequence ATGGCAATTACACAAGAGCCGGAGCTTACACTAGTTGAACATTTAGCTGAGCTTAGAAAACGCCTAATAATTATAGCAGCTACCTTTATCCTATCTCTTGCAGCAGGATTTTGGTTTGCTCCTAAAACATTAAACTTTCTTAAGCAACAGCCCACAGCAGCACATGTAGAATGGAACATATTCGGTTACACGGATGGTTTATTGATCTATGTAAAATGTGCTTTAGTCTTGGCTATTCTTGTAACCTTACCAATTGCTATGCATCAATTATGGTTATTCGTAAGACCTGGGCTATTGGACAAGGAAGCTAGAGGGACTATTTACTTTATACCAGTTTCTTTTTTCTTATTTTTAGCTGGTATTAGCTTTAGCTACTTTATTTTATTTCCTTTGATGTTAGATTTCATGTCTAATATTAATGAATCTATAGGTGCCACAGAAACCTATGGAATGCAGCAATACTTTACATTTATGTTTAATTTAATTATTCCTGTTGGAATAGTGTTTGAACTGCCTGTAATTATTTTATTCCTTACGAAGCTGGGAATTATCACGCCAGATCGACTGCGTAAGATGAGAAAAGTTTCATACTTCGTATTAGTAGTTGTAGGGGTTTCCATTACACCTCCAGACTTTATCTCAGATTTCATCATTATCATACCTTTATTGTTATTATTTGAAATAAGCATTTTAGTATCATCTTGGTCTTATAAGCGTCGGTTAGCCAAAGAGGCTCTTTTAGAAAAAGAACTCGAGGACAGCCAAAGTGAATAA
- the tatA gene encoding twin-arginine translocase TatA/TatE family subunit, which translates to MPNIGVPGLIIILIIALIVFGPSKLPQLGRAVGQTLKEFKKSTKDIVDDVAEEFKLEDNDTNAKKKA; encoded by the coding sequence ATGCCAAACATCGGCGTACCAGGTTTAATCATTATTCTAATCATTGCTTTAATCGTCTTCGGACCTTCTAAATTACCTCAACTAGGTAGAGCAGTTGGACAAACATTAAAAGAATTTAAAAAGTCTACAAAAGACATCGTTGACGATGTAGCTGAAGAATTCAAGTTAGAAGACAATGATACAAACGCTAAAAAGAAAGCATAA